The following are from one region of the Cyanobium gracile PCC 6307 genome:
- the polA gene encoding DNA polymerase I: MERDKPLLLLVDGHSLAFRSFYAFAKGGEGGLSTKEGVPTSVTYGFLKALLDNCKGLAPQGVVIAFDTAEPTFRHEADAAYKAHREEAPEHFFADLANLQGILRDCLDLPLSMAPGYEADDVLGTLANRAAGEGWRVRILSGDRDLFQLVDDERDIAVLYMGGGPYAKNSGPTEIRRAQVIEKLGVPPAGVVDLKALTGDSSDNIPGVKGVGPKTALTLLKAHGDLDGIYAALDQQKGALKTKLETDRENAFRSRMLAEILVQIPLPEEPRLALGRVDPQALGECLKELELYSLVKQVDGFARLFSADHPEPAASPAAAKPAATATEATATEAASAEAEAEPAPEGGLPALPELRPQLVTTPEALAALIERLMACTDPAAPVALDTETTSLNPFKAELVGIGLCWGEGLADLAYVPIGHHSPPAADLLSAAPAAPEQLPLDAVLLALGPWLASAAHPKALQNAKYDRLILLRHGLPLAGVVMDTLLADYLRDANAKHGLEAMAAREFGLQPTTYGDLVAKGQNFADVPIGAAALYCAMDVHLTRRLGAVLSEQLAAMGPQLPLLLQQVELPLEPVLAQMEATGIRIDVPYLRELAEELSTTLTRLEQEAQAAAGVDFNLASPKQLGELLFDTLGLDRKKSRRTKTGWSTDAAVLEKLEDDHPVVKLVLEHRTLSKLLSTYVEALPALVEPETGRVHTDFNQAVTATGRLSSSNPNLQNIPIRTEFSRRIRKAFLPQEGWQMISADYSQIELRILTHLSGEPVLVKAYNEGDDVHALTARLLLETDTVTPEERRLGKTINFGVIYGMGAQRLARETGMGQARAKEFLSLYKQRYPKVFLYLELQERLALSRGYVETILGRRRPFQFDPGGLGRLLGRDPLEIDLEVARRGGMEAQQLRAAANAPIQGSSADIIKLAMVGLQQALTAAGLPARLLLQVHDELVLEAAPEALEEVRELTRRTMEQAVQLLVPLAVDTGVGPNWMEAK, from the coding sequence ATGGAGCGGGACAAGCCCCTGTTGCTGCTGGTGGACGGCCACTCCCTGGCGTTCCGCAGCTTCTACGCCTTCGCCAAAGGCGGCGAGGGGGGACTGAGCACCAAGGAGGGGGTGCCCACCAGCGTCACCTACGGCTTCCTCAAGGCCCTGCTCGACAACTGCAAGGGACTGGCACCCCAGGGGGTGGTGATCGCCTTCGACACCGCCGAACCCACCTTCCGCCACGAGGCGGACGCCGCCTACAAGGCCCACCGGGAAGAGGCGCCGGAGCACTTCTTCGCCGATCTGGCCAACCTGCAGGGCATCCTCAGGGACTGCCTCGACCTGCCCCTGTCGATGGCACCCGGCTACGAGGCCGACGACGTGCTCGGCACCCTGGCCAACCGGGCGGCGGGCGAGGGCTGGCGGGTGCGGATCCTCTCCGGCGACCGCGACCTGTTCCAGCTGGTGGACGACGAGCGCGACATCGCCGTGCTCTACATGGGCGGCGGCCCCTACGCGAAGAACAGCGGCCCGACGGAGATCCGCCGCGCCCAGGTGATCGAGAAGCTGGGGGTGCCGCCCGCGGGGGTGGTGGACCTCAAGGCCCTCACCGGCGACAGCTCCGACAACATCCCCGGGGTCAAGGGGGTGGGTCCCAAGACCGCCCTCACCCTGCTCAAGGCCCACGGCGACCTGGACGGCATCTACGCCGCCCTCGACCAGCAGAAGGGGGCCCTGAAGACCAAGCTGGAGACCGACCGGGAGAACGCCTTCCGCTCCCGGATGCTGGCGGAGATCCTGGTGCAGATTCCCCTGCCCGAGGAGCCGCGCCTGGCCCTGGGGCGGGTGGACCCCCAGGCCCTGGGGGAGTGCCTCAAGGAGCTGGAGCTGTACAGCCTGGTGAAGCAGGTGGACGGCTTCGCCCGCCTGTTCTCCGCCGACCACCCGGAGCCGGCAGCCTCCCCCGCCGCCGCAAAGCCCGCTGCCACCGCCACCGAAGCCACCGCCACCGAAGCCGCCAGCGCCGAAGCCGAGGCCGAACCCGCCCCCGAGGGGGGCCTGCCGGCCCTGCCCGAGCTGCGACCGCAGCTGGTCACCACCCCCGAGGCCCTGGCCGCCCTGATCGAGCGGCTGATGGCCTGCACCGATCCGGCGGCGCCGGTGGCCCTCGACACCGAGACCACCTCGCTCAATCCCTTCAAGGCCGAGCTGGTGGGGATCGGCCTCTGCTGGGGGGAGGGCCTGGCGGACCTTGCTTACGTGCCCATCGGCCACCACAGCCCGCCCGCCGCCGACCTGCTCAGCGCGGCGCCAGCGGCGCCGGAGCAGCTGCCCCTCGATGCGGTGCTGCTGGCCCTGGGGCCCTGGCTGGCCAGCGCCGCGCACCCCAAGGCGCTCCAGAACGCCAAGTACGACCGCCTGATCCTGCTGCGCCATGGGCTGCCCCTGGCCGGTGTGGTGATGGACACCCTGCTGGCGGACTACCTGCGGGATGCCAATGCCAAGCATGGCCTGGAGGCGATGGCGGCGCGGGAGTTCGGCCTCCAGCCGACCACCTACGGCGATCTGGTGGCCAAGGGTCAGAACTTCGCCGACGTGCCGATCGGGGCCGCGGCGCTCTACTGCGCCATGGACGTGCACCTCACCCGCCGCCTTGGCGCCGTGCTGAGCGAGCAGCTGGCGGCGATGGGGCCCCAGTTGCCCCTGCTGCTCCAGCAGGTGGAGCTGCCCCTGGAGCCGGTGCTGGCCCAGATGGAGGCCACCGGCATCCGCATCGACGTGCCCTACCTCAGGGAGCTGGCCGAGGAGCTCAGCACCACCCTGACCCGGCTGGAGCAGGAGGCCCAGGCGGCGGCGGGGGTGGACTTCAACCTGGCCTCCCCCAAGCAGCTCGGGGAGCTGCTGTTCGACACCCTGGGGCTCGACCGCAAGAAGTCGCGCCGCACCAAGACCGGCTGGAGCACCGATGCGGCGGTGCTGGAGAAGCTGGAGGACGACCATCCGGTGGTGAAGCTGGTGCTGGAGCACCGCACCCTCAGCAAGCTGCTCAGCACCTACGTGGAGGCCCTGCCGGCCCTGGTGGAACCGGAGACCGGGCGGGTGCACACCGATTTCAACCAGGCGGTGACCGCCACCGGGCGGCTGTCGAGCAGCAACCCCAACCTGCAGAACATCCCCATCCGCACCGAGTTCAGCCGCCGCATCCGCAAGGCCTTCCTGCCCCAGGAGGGCTGGCAGATGATCAGCGCCGACTACTCCCAGATCGAGCTGCGCATCCTCACCCACCTCTCCGGAGAGCCGGTGCTGGTGAAGGCCTACAACGAAGGCGATGACGTCCATGCCCTCACCGCCCGGCTGCTGCTCGAGACCGACACGGTGACACCGGAGGAGCGGCGTCTGGGCAAGACGATCAACTTCGGGGTGATCTACGGCATGGGGGCCCAGCGGCTGGCCCGCGAAACCGGCATGGGCCAGGCCCGGGCCAAGGAGTTCCTGAGTCTCTACAAGCAGCGCTACCCGAAGGTGTTCCTGTACCTGGAGCTGCAGGAGCGGCTGGCCCTCAGCCGCGGCTACGTGGAGACGATCCTGGGGCGGCGGCGGCCGTTCCAGTTCGATCCCGGCGGCCTGGGCCGGCTGCTGGGCCGGGATCCGCTGGAGATCGACCTGGAGGTGGCCCGCCGTGGCGGGATGGAGGCCCAGCAACTGCGGGCCGCCGCCAACGCCCCGATCCAGGGCTCCAGCGCCGACATCATCAAGCTGGCCATGGTGGGCCTGCAGCAGGCGCTGACGGCGGCGGGCCTGCCGGCCCGGCTGCTGCTGCAGGTGCACGACGAACTGGTGCTGGAGGCGGCCCCGGAGGCGCTCGAGGAGGTGCGGGAGCTCACCCGCCGCACCATGGAGCAGGCAGTGCAGCTGCTGGTGCCCCTGGCGGTGGACACCGGCGTCGGCCCCAACTGGATGGAGGCGAAATAG
- the rfbD gene encoding dTDP-4-dehydrorhamnose reductase: MPQPVRVLLTGRHGQLGQALLASAPAGIDLIATGREELDLADPTACRAAVAQHRPDWVLNAGAYTAVDRAEAEPELAEAVNAGAPGAFAEALAETGGRLLQVSTDFVFDGEQGHPYAPDQALAPLGVYGATKAEGERRAAAALGADRLCLLRTSWVYGPVGANFCLTMLRLHRAKAAAGEPLGVVADQVGCPTATAGLAEACWRVIERGVSGHHHWSDCGAASWYDFAVSIGLLAAARGLIHAPARVRPITTADYPTPARRPSYSLLDATTTRRALDLEGQHWQAALAEVLARIPLPQA, from the coding sequence ATGCCCCAACCGGTGCGGGTGCTGCTGACCGGCCGCCACGGCCAGCTCGGACAGGCCCTGCTGGCCAGCGCGCCTGCCGGCATCGACCTGATCGCAACGGGCCGGGAGGAGCTGGATCTCGCCGATCCGACCGCCTGCCGGGCCGCCGTGGCGCAGCACCGGCCCGACTGGGTGCTGAATGCGGGGGCCTACACGGCAGTGGATCGGGCCGAAGCGGAACCGGAGCTGGCCGAGGCGGTCAACGCCGGTGCCCCCGGGGCCTTCGCCGAGGCCCTGGCCGAGACCGGCGGGCGACTGCTGCAGGTGAGCACCGATTTCGTCTTTGACGGGGAGCAGGGCCATCCCTACGCCCCGGATCAGGCCCTGGCCCCCCTGGGGGTCTACGGCGCCACCAAGGCCGAGGGGGAGCGGCGGGCGGCGGCGGCCCTGGGCGCCGATCGTCTCTGCCTGCTGCGCACCAGCTGGGTCTACGGGCCGGTGGGGGCCAATTTCTGCCTCACCATGCTGCGGCTGCACCGGGCGAAGGCAGCCGCCGGCGAGCCCCTGGGGGTGGTGGCCGACCAGGTGGGCTGCCCCACGGCCACCGCCGGCCTGGCGGAGGCCTGCTGGCGGGTGATCGAGCGGGGGGTGAGCGGGCACCACCACTGGAGCGACTGCGGCGCCGCCAGCTGGTACGACTTCGCCGTGTCCATCGGTCTGCTGGCGGCGGCGCGGGGGCTGATCCACGCCCCGGCCCGGGTGCGGCCGATCACCACCGCCGACTACCCCACCCCGGCCCGTCGCCCCTCCTATTCCCTGCTGGATGCCACCACCACCCGGCGTGCCCTGGATCTGGAGGGGCAACACTGGCAGGCCGCCCTCGCCGAGGTGCTGGCGCGGATTCCCCTGCCCCAGGCCTGA
- the rfbB gene encoding dTDP-glucose 4,6-dehydratase has translation MDPYPSLDLPLLLAGRRRILVTGGAGFIGGALVRRLLRDSTATVFNLDKMGYASDLLGIVNTVAALGAEAERADGPRHRLLQVDLADGEATAAAVRQADPDLVLHLAAESHVDRSIDDPGAFLVSNVMGTYHLLQAVRAHWEGLPAERRELFRFHHISTDEVFGSLGATGRFSETTPYDPRSPYSASKAGSDHLVQAWHHTFGLPVVLTNCSNNYGPWQFPEKLIPVVILKAAAGEPIPLYGDGANVRDWLYVEDHVEALLLAATSGEVGRSYCVGGHGERTNKEVVQAICGLLDELRPDGAPHAGLITPVADRPGHDRRYAIDPERISTELGWQPRHDFQQGLRETVQWYLEHDDWCTNVRSRAGYGGGRLGQAAGAGH, from the coding sequence ATGGACCCCTACCCCTCCCTCGACCTGCCGCTGCTGCTCGCGGGGCGTCGCCGCATCCTGGTGACCGGCGGCGCGGGCTTCATCGGCGGGGCGCTGGTGCGGCGGCTGCTGCGGGACAGCACCGCGACGGTGTTCAACCTCGACAAGATGGGCTATGCCAGCGACCTGCTGGGCATCGTCAACACCGTGGCGGCACTGGGGGCGGAGGCGGAGCGGGCCGACGGGCCGCGGCACCGGCTGCTGCAGGTGGACCTGGCCGATGGGGAGGCCACCGCCGCCGCGGTGCGCCAGGCCGATCCGGATCTGGTGCTGCACCTGGCCGCCGAAAGCCACGTCGACCGCTCGATCGACGACCCGGGCGCCTTCCTGGTCAGCAACGTGATGGGCACCTACCACCTGCTGCAGGCGGTGCGGGCCCACTGGGAGGGGCTGCCGGCGGAGCGGCGGGAGCTGTTCCGCTTCCACCACATCAGCACCGATGAGGTGTTCGGCTCCCTGGGGGCCACGGGACGGTTCTCCGAGACCACCCCCTACGACCCACGCAGCCCCTACTCGGCCAGCAAGGCGGGCAGCGACCACCTGGTCCAGGCCTGGCACCACACCTTCGGGCTGCCGGTGGTGCTGACCAACTGCAGCAACAACTACGGGCCCTGGCAGTTCCCCGAGAAGCTGATCCCGGTGGTGATCCTCAAGGCCGCCGCCGGCGAGCCGATTCCCCTCTACGGCGACGGGGCCAACGTGCGCGACTGGCTCTACGTGGAGGACCACGTGGAGGCCCTGCTGCTGGCCGCCACCAGCGGCGAGGTGGGCCGCAGCTACTGCGTCGGTGGCCATGGCGAGCGCACCAACAAGGAAGTGGTGCAGGCCATCTGCGGCCTGCTCGACGAGCTGCGGCCCGACGGTGCCCCCCACGCCGGCCTGATCACCCCGGTGGCCGACCGGCCGGGCCACGACCGGCGCTACGCCATCGACCCTGAGCGGATCAGCACCGAACTGGGCTGGCAGCCCCGCCACGACTTCCAGCAGGGCCTCAGGGAAACGGTGCAGTGGTACCTGGAGCACGACGACTGGTGCACCAACGTGCGCAGCCGGGCCGGCTACGGCGGCGGCCGCCTGGGCCAGGCGGCGGGAGCGGGCCATTGA
- the cysS gene encoding cysteine--tRNA ligase, with product MTLRLTNTLSRRCEPFEPLVPGQVSIYCCGVTVYDLCHLGHARSYIVWDVLRRYLLWSGYAVTFVQNFTDIDDKILKRAEEEGSSMEVVSERNIAAFEADMAALHILPPDRMPRATRSLDAIRRLIGELEAKGAAYSADGDVYFAVMRQADYGKLSGRSLEEQQEGASGRTREAEEARKRHPFDFALWKGAKAGEPSFPSPWGAGRPGWHIECSAMVREELGTTIDIHLGGADLIFPHHENEIAQSEAASGQPLARFWLHNGMVNVGGEKMSKSLGNFTTIRALLESGVSPMTLRLFVLQAHYRKPLDFTAEALAAAATGWRGLDAALALGARHGAALGWGTAPAAESAVASPAEIGEELAGARGRFAAAMDDDLNTSAALAVLFELARPLRALANRLERGGTEAEAAWEAAALETRWRLLTELAGVLGLEAEAPRSAAEGTSAEAEAAETVIQQRIEERRTAKAARDFATADRIRAELAAEGIELIDRPGGVTDWVRS from the coding sequence TTGACCCTGCGGCTCACCAACACCCTCAGCCGCCGCTGCGAGCCGTTCGAGCCGCTGGTTCCCGGTCAGGTGTCGATCTACTGCTGCGGCGTCACGGTCTACGACCTCTGCCACCTGGGCCACGCCCGCAGCTACATCGTCTGGGACGTCCTGCGGCGGTATCTGCTGTGGAGCGGCTACGCCGTCACCTTCGTGCAGAACTTCACCGACATCGACGACAAGATCCTGAAGCGGGCCGAGGAGGAGGGCAGCTCCATGGAGGTGGTGAGCGAACGCAACATCGCCGCCTTCGAGGCGGACATGGCCGCCCTGCACATCCTTCCCCCCGACCGGATGCCCCGGGCCACCCGCAGCCTGGACGCGATCCGGCGGCTGATCGGTGAACTGGAGGCCAAGGGGGCGGCCTATTCCGCCGATGGCGATGTGTATTTCGCCGTGATGCGCCAGGCCGACTACGGCAAGCTCAGCGGCCGCTCCCTGGAGGAGCAGCAGGAGGGCGCCAGCGGCCGCACCCGCGAGGCGGAGGAGGCCCGCAAGCGCCACCCCTTCGACTTCGCGCTCTGGAAGGGGGCCAAGGCGGGCGAACCCAGCTTCCCCTCCCCCTGGGGCGCCGGCCGGCCGGGCTGGCACATCGAATGCTCGGCGATGGTGCGCGAGGAGCTGGGCACCACGATCGACATCCATCTGGGCGGCGCCGATCTGATCTTTCCCCACCACGAGAACGAGATCGCCCAGTCGGAGGCGGCCAGCGGCCAGCCCCTGGCCCGCTTCTGGCTGCACAACGGCATGGTCAACGTCGGCGGCGAGAAGATGTCCAAGTCGCTGGGCAACTTCACCACGATCCGCGCCCTGCTGGAGAGCGGCGTCAGCCCGATGACCCTGCGGCTGTTCGTGCTCCAGGCCCACTACCGCAAGCCGCTGGACTTCACCGCCGAGGCCCTGGCGGCGGCCGCCACCGGCTGGAGGGGGCTGGACGCCGCCCTGGCCCTGGGGGCACGCCACGGGGCGGCCCTGGGCTGGGGCACTGCGCCCGCCGCTGAGAGCGCTGTGGCGAGCCCCGCCGAGATCGGCGAGGAGCTGGCGGGGGCCCGGGGGCGCTTCGCTGCCGCCATGGACGACGACCTCAACACCTCAGCGGCCCTGGCGGTGCTGTTCGAGCTGGCCCGGCCGTTGCGGGCCCTGGCCAACCGCCTGGAGCGGGGTGGGACAGAAGCCGAGGCCGCCTGGGAGGCGGCGGCGCTGGAAACCCGCTGGCGGCTGCTCACGGAGCTGGCCGGGGTGCTGGGATTGGAGGCGGAGGCGCCGAGAAGCGCGGCGGAGGGCACTTCGGCCGAGGCGGAGGCGGCGGAAACAGTGATCCAGCAGCGGATCGAGGAGCGCCGGACCGCCAAGGCCGCCCGCGATTTCGCCACCGCCGACCGCATCCGGGCCGAACTGGCCGCCGAGGGCATCGAGCTGATCGACCGCCCGGGCGGCGTGACCGACTGGGTGCGGAGCTGA
- a CDS encoding TA system VapC family ribonuclease toxin: MTSQTDLPDLNVWLAMTSAGHVHHTKAIHYWETEAAERVLFCSVTAVGLVRLVSQPKLMGSAVKSSAEAAALLQSLCAQPGVSIAEPEQSAWDIFYALVCGHQLPSKHCTDAYLAALAMANGWRLVSFDRAFNQFNDLHWLSLS; encoded by the coding sequence ATGACCAGCCAGACGGATCTTCCCGATCTCAATGTCTGGCTGGCGATGACCTCAGCGGGCCACGTCCATCACACCAAGGCGATCCACTACTGGGAAACCGAGGCCGCCGAACGGGTTCTGTTCTGCAGCGTCACGGCCGTGGGTCTCGTGCGGCTGGTGAGCCAGCCCAAGCTGATGGGATCCGCCGTGAAGAGTTCTGCTGAAGCTGCTGCTCTGCTGCAAAGCCTCTGCGCCCAACCGGGGGTGTCCATTGCCGAGCCTGAGCAGAGCGCCTGGGACATCTTCTACGCGCTCGTCTGCGGCCATCAGCTGCCTTCGAAGCACTGCACCGATGCCTACCTGGCAGCCCTGGCCATGGCGAACGGCTGGCGGTTGGTGAGTTTCGATCGCGCTTTCAACCAGTTCAACGACCTCCATTGGCTGTCCCTTTCGTGA
- a CDS encoding type II toxin-antitoxin system HicB family antitoxin: MSQPFAVVIEQAGAGFSAYVPDLPGCVATGESQQQVLKHIQEAIAFHLEGLAADAQPLPTQRTRVATVMV; this comes from the coding sequence ATGAGCCAACCCTTTGCCGTCGTGATCGAGCAGGCCGGAGCCGGTTTCTCGGCCTACGTGCCTGACTTGCCGGGCTGTGTGGCCACCGGAGAATCCCAGCAGCAGGTGCTCAAGCACATCCAGGAGGCCATTGCCTTTCACCTCGAGGGGCTGGCTGCCGACGCCCAGCCGCTGCCAACCCAACGCACTCGTGTGGCAACGGTGATGGTGTAG
- a CDS encoding type II toxin-antitoxin system HicA family toxin — MKVREVIKHLEQAGWLLVATRGSHRQFKHPDRAGRVTVAGKPGDDLAPGTLKSIARQSRLPLP; from the coding sequence ATGAAAGTCCGCGAGGTCATCAAGCACCTGGAGCAGGCAGGCTGGCTCCTGGTGGCAACTCGCGGCAGCCACCGTCAGTTCAAGCACCCCGATCGGGCTGGTCGCGTTACGGTTGCCGGAAAACCTGGCGACGATCTAGCCCCAGGAACCCTGAAGAGCATCGCCAGACAATCCAGACTCCCGCTGCCATGA